The genomic stretch CCGCAAATTATACAGAAAAAATCAACAAAGTTCTTGATACCGATGATGGTGCCCGCTATATCGGAGAATTTGCCATTGGGGTCAATCCCTACATAACAACCCCAATGAAAGATACCTTATTTGATGAAAAAATCCAGGGAAGCTTCCACTTTACACCGGGCATGGCTTATGATACAGCTTTTAATGGCAATAAATCGGCCATCCATTGGGATCTGGTTGCTATTCAAACCCCTGATTATGGCGGCGGAGAAATTTGGTTCGATAATCAGCTTATCCGTAAAGATGGTCTTTTCGTCATTCCTGAGCTTCATGGGTTAAATCCAGACAACTTAAAATAAGCGCTCATTAATGTTAGTATCTAAGGCCTAATTGAATACCAGTGTCAAATTTGAATAAAAAATACCCCGTGGGTTTTGCACATATTTCTCAATCGCCAAAACCCACGTTAAGCGAATGCTTAATAAGGGTTAGTACACTCTTTCACCTAGGAAGGAACGGCTGTTGCCCAAAAAGACTCTAAATCACATTCCGGATTGCTAGGATCAATCAGCGGCTTTTGAGAATTCAAGTGATAACCTCCTTTTAGTCAGGATACTACATACTATGTTTTATGTTTACATAACGTTACAGATTCAATAAAAAACACCGCTACCTGAAATCTCAGTAGCGGTGTTTGGTGTTTAATGCTATTTAACTAATTCTTGGACAAAATTAGGCAATACAAAGCAGCTTTTTTGTATTTCGGCATTGTGGTAGCGCGTATCAAGCTTTTGGCGGCCAGCCATATCAACCTTGCTAGGATCGTATTTTTTGGAACCAACAGTAAAGCAATGCAGGCCACTTGGATAAAGTGGTATATTGGCTAAATACATTTTAGTAATTGGAAATAAAGATGTGATGTCTTTATTCAAACGTTTAATCAGATCCTGATGATAATACGGTGATTCTGTCTGTTGAACAAACAACCCATCCTCTTTTAAGGCTTTAAAGACATCTTTATAAAACGCATGGGTAAATAAACCTTCGCCAGGACCAATTGGATCAGAACAATCCACAATAATGACATCATATTTATTTTCAGCGTCTTTCATGTGCTGAATTCCATCACCAATTTTTAAGTGAACCTTTGGATTGTTTTCATTTAAGGCCACACTAATTTCAGGTAAGTACTTCTTGCAGGCATCAACAACCATGCCATCAATTTCGACCATTTCCGCAATTTCTACAGAGTCATGTCTGACTACTTCACGGATAGTACCGCCATCCCCTCCGCCGATAACAAGAATGTGCTTTGGATTAGGATGAATGTATAAAGGCACATGAGCAATCATTTCATGATAAACAAACTCATCAAAAATACTCGTTTGAAATACTCCATCTAGTACAAGCATGCGGCCGAATTGAGTTGAATCAACGATTGCCACATCCTGAAATTCTGAGGTACCGGTAAACAATGTTTCTTTAATACGTGCTGTCAATCCTAATGAATCTGTCTGGTTTTCAGTACACCATAATTGCATATGTATAATCCCTCCATTTACTAATATTCGAACAATAAAATAACTTTATTCAACGATATATCATACCATAAATTTTATCAGGAAAACAGATTTTTATCCAGTATTCGCGATGATTAAAATTTCGTAAATCCTAAAATACAAAGAATAAGCTCGATTTTCTACTTTGAACGACTTTAAAAGCTTTGAGAAAAGTAACTATGAAACAAATCGTGAATTTTTTAACATATAGCTTCACATCATGAAATTACTGGTATATAATATAAATAAACAACGTTATATTTTTCACTAATCAAGGAGGGGTTACAATGATGCTGCTAACCCGAGTTGTTTATGGTTTACTGATACTATTACTCTGCATCGGCTTTACCTGTTATTTATTTGGCTTAGTATTATTTGCGCCAATCCTGCTGTTTATTAAAGCTGCTACAAGAATCTCAGCTGCTCCAGTTTCTATTGTTATTTATAAAATACTTCATTTACATTTTAGCGAAATTCATTCTGATTTAATTTCCTGATTGATCGGCCAAATCACTTTTATTATTATTCCAAATTGAATTAATAGCATGAGTAGCATTCAGCTGTGACATAATCCAAATATACAAATCACGCAGTCCATCAAGATCAAACTGAGTGGTATAAAGGGCATTGCTTACCCACCCAGTCAACCAGATGACAATAAAGATAGCCGTATAGGCTCCAATACAAAAACGGGGTTGGGAAATGATCTGTCTCAACATATCCTCACCTCATATAGATCAATCTTTTTAATCCTATGCAAGGTAACACTGCCTTGCCCCTCATGGAAGATCATAGTTATAAAATGAATCGCAAAATAAAAAAAGCATGCCAAAAGCCCGAATGGCTTC from Sporomusaceae bacterium FL31 encodes the following:
- the speE gene encoding polyamine aminopropyltransferase; the encoded protein is MQLWCTENQTDSLGLTARIKETLFTGTSEFQDVAIVDSTQFGRMLVLDGVFQTSIFDEFVYHEMIAHVPLYIHPNPKHILVIGGGDGGTIREVVRHDSVEIAEMVEIDGMVVDACKKYLPEISVALNENNPKVHLKIGDGIQHMKDAENKYDVIIVDCSDPIGPGEGLFTHAFYKDVFKALKEDGLFVQQTESPYYHQDLIKRLNKDITSLFPITKMYLANIPLYPSGLHCFTVGSKKYDPSKVDMAGRQKLDTRYHNAEIQKSCFVLPNFVQELVK